GTTCGGGTGGACCTCCAGGTGGAGGTGGGGGCCGGTGACGTTGCCGGTGGCGCCGATCCGCCCGATGACGTCGCCGGTGCCGACCTTCTGGCCGACCTTGACGTTGATCGAGGACTGGTGGCAGAACCACAGCTCGGTGCCGTCGTCCAGGGTGAGGATCGTGCGGTAGCCATAGGCGCCGGCCCAGCCCGCCTCGGTGACGGTGCCGCCGTGGATCGCCTTGATCAGCGTGCCCGTGGGGGCGGCGAAGTCGAGGCCGGTGTGGTAGCCGGAGGACCACATCGAACCGGGCTGGCCGAAGGTGCCGGTGATCGTGTACGAGACGACCGGGAGCTGGAACTGCTTGGCCAGCTCGGCCAGGCGCTCCTTCTCGGCCTGCTTCTCGGCGTCGGCCTCCGCCTTCTTCTTGGCGTCGGCGGCCTTGGCGGCGGCCTCCTTCTCCGCCTTGGCGGCCGCGGCGGCGGTCTGCTTCTCGGCGGCGGCGACGGCGGCGGCCGTGGCCTTGGTCTCGGCCTTGCTCTGCTGCTGCTCGGCCTGGGCCATGATCCGGTTGCGCAGGGCCTCGCCGGCGTCGCTGT
Above is a genomic segment from Streptomyces collinus Tu 365 containing:
- a CDS encoding M23 family metallopeptidase is translated as MASNPPAPEAPFVPAQRESDTFGYGEYRTEEGPWEEWNPTEESIRPVRGRHRVAKQRGGGLARSSTVLGVGVIAAVGAGGMASAHTGKPPVSLSMPDLPSVGSLFGDDTSDAPAATTASLSHVGTASAETDHSDAGEALRNRIMAQAEQQQSKAETKATAAAVAAAEKQTAAAAAKAEKEAAAKAADAKKKAEADAEKQAEKERLAELAKQFQLPVVSYTITGTFGQPGSMWSSGYHTGLDFAAPTGTLIKAIHGGTVTEAGWAGAYGYRTILTLDDGTELWFCHQSSINVKVGQKVGTGDVIGRIGATGNVTGPHLHLEVHPNGQATGIDPMTWLRGKGLTP